One region of Termitidicoccus mucosus genomic DNA includes:
- a CDS encoding sensor histidine kinase: MAPPVVNSTSSNSPHPPVQLMLSSHSRDTLASSFSAAHPIAKEQNVFVAQAARAFAHDIATPLQSLCLLVDASDNGRHIPPDFFHQLNQCTRYAMRLAHTWMELTPSSPPQSVELDTLVSDVVQIFFPQHAFIDIAAAPAPIIGWDHLLSRLVQNLVQNAITAGASRIRISVHPGKDQGACLIVRDNGPGFTPQQLASLRRGILRSSKPEGGLGLRICEIIVAHHCGHWTCSSQPGDTRFIINLPPYPHFGEEPKS; this comes from the coding sequence ATGGCACCTCCCGTCGTGAACAGCACTTCCAGCAACAGTCCACATCCACCAGTTCAACTTATGTTATCAAGTCACAGCAGGGACACTCTCGCGTCGTCGTTCAGCGCCGCGCATCCAATTGCCAAGGAACAGAACGTATTTGTGGCGCAAGCGGCGCGGGCGTTCGCACATGATATCGCCACCCCGCTCCAATCCCTTTGCCTTCTGGTCGATGCCTCCGACAACGGCCGCCATATACCGCCCGATTTCTTTCATCAGCTCAACCAATGCACGCGTTATGCAATGCGGCTTGCCCACACTTGGATGGAGCTTACGCCTTCTTCGCCGCCGCAGTCGGTGGAGCTTGACACGCTTGTATCGGACGTGGTCCAGATCTTTTTCCCCCAGCACGCCTTCATCGACATCGCGGCGGCACCGGCGCCCATCATAGGCTGGGATCATCTTCTCAGCCGGCTCGTGCAGAACCTAGTGCAAAATGCCATTACCGCGGGAGCGTCGCGCATCCGCATCTCCGTGCATCCCGGCAAGGATCAAGGCGCGTGCCTGATTGTCCGGGACAATGGCCCCGGATTTACTCCGCAGCAACTGGCCAGCCTTCGTCGAGGGATTTTGCGTTCATCCAAACCGGAAGGTGGCCTGGGGCTGAGGATCTGTGAGATCATCGTCGCCCACCACTGCGGCCATTGGACCTGTTCCAGCCAGCCGGGCGATACGCGGTTTATTATCAATCTGCCTCCTTACCCGCATTTTGGGGAGGAACCGAAATCCTGA
- a CDS encoding 6-hydroxymethylpterin diphosphokinase MptE-like protein, translated as MDKMQDAYLQIPYSGATTAVVIGESTMREADLLPFRAVLWLTQTESDPALHVPRGTSLEVVRTDRLNPAMLEQAIDRFVARNPRRMPSLFIATDAMAEKHASYQPLIREVRLALEAHHRARFTRQQDGFLWQQHLLTNMRAYLASRFPSTWAGRLGGYPAVVCGAGPSLDVSATALAGISDRAVVLAADSALRTLARHGVRADFAVSIDVAKTPEKCLPEEGAWTPDRTILSAISPPAWSERADAGKRYFLSGRQITLDWLASLGVAGTPVAAVENCGATALQLARFLGCEPIYLFGMDLALDAREPSRRNTKDADGGLYVNSGFNASLRMPTVPGNYSAVVPTHVIGDWRALDARLADWPPGLVHNVNDRGARLRNTVLVKPDNFRLDVAVPDEPKVTALRALDETSVDRNDSLLQAALQALRRSAALGRERLPSIRKALAQGGPEKAVGHLRLLLVDEGFGRAMGAFALKLMPHLVPPIEGDIAFWTKLIDECEELSELAGAG; from the coding sequence ATGGATAAAATGCAGGACGCTTATCTTCAGATTCCCTATTCAGGCGCAACTACAGCCGTGGTGATTGGAGAATCGACGATGCGAGAGGCCGATCTTCTGCCATTCCGCGCCGTGCTTTGGTTGACGCAAACAGAGAGTGACCCCGCCCTGCATGTCCCACGGGGCACAAGCCTCGAAGTCGTGCGGACGGATCGGTTGAATCCGGCTATGCTGGAACAGGCCATTGACCGCTTCGTCGCCCGAAATCCACGGCGCATGCCCTCATTATTTATCGCCACGGATGCGATGGCCGAGAAGCACGCATCATATCAACCGCTCATCCGGGAGGTGCGGCTGGCGCTTGAAGCCCACCACCGCGCACGGTTCACGCGCCAGCAGGATGGTTTTTTGTGGCAGCAGCATCTGCTGACCAACATGAGGGCGTATCTGGCATCCCGGTTCCCCTCCACTTGGGCCGGACGCCTGGGTGGATACCCGGCCGTGGTTTGCGGTGCCGGTCCTTCGCTCGATGTGTCAGCAACCGCCCTGGCCGGGATTTCAGATCGCGCGGTGGTGCTGGCCGCCGATTCGGCACTGCGCACGTTGGCCCGGCATGGAGTGCGGGCGGATTTCGCGGTATCCATTGATGTGGCCAAAACCCCCGAGAAATGTCTGCCAGAGGAGGGGGCATGGACGCCGGACCGGACCATCCTGTCGGCGATAAGCCCTCCCGCATGGAGCGAAAGGGCGGATGCCGGGAAACGATACTTTTTGTCCGGCCGCCAGATCACGCTCGACTGGCTGGCTTCGCTCGGGGTTGCCGGCACACCCGTGGCTGCAGTAGAAAATTGCGGGGCCACGGCCTTGCAACTCGCGAGATTCCTCGGATGCGAGCCGATCTACCTGTTCGGCATGGACCTGGCGCTGGACGCACGCGAGCCGTCCCGGCGCAACACGAAAGACGCGGATGGCGGACTCTATGTTAACTCCGGCTTCAACGCTTCGCTCCGAATGCCGACAGTGCCCGGCAATTATTCCGCAGTGGTGCCGACCCATGTCATCGGAGACTGGCGTGCGCTGGATGCACGCCTAGCCGACTGGCCGCCCGGACTCGTGCACAACGTGAACGACCGCGGTGCCCGCCTGCGCAACACAGTGTTGGTTAAGCCAGACAATTTTCGACTTGATGTGGCCGTGCCAGACGAGCCCAAGGTAACCGCGCTTCGCGCGTTGGATGAGACATCCGTCGATCGGAATGACAGCCTGCTGCAAGCTGCGCTCCAAGCATTGCGACGATCCGCCGCCCTGGGACGCGAGCGGCTTCCCTCGATACGAAAAGCACTGGCCCAAGGCGGACCCGAAAAGGCGGTTGGTCATCTGCGCCTGCTGTTGGTGGATGAAGGATTCGGCCGAGCCATGGGGGCCTTTGCGCTCAAGCTCATGCCTCATCTGGTTCCTCCCATCGAAGGCGATATCGCCTTCTGGACAAAACTGATCGACGAATGCGAGGAGCTTAGCGAACTCGCCGGAGCGGGGTGA
- the fliF gene encoding flagellar basal-body MS-ring/collar protein FliF: MKSFAQSLLALWRQLGINQRVSLILAALVVVAVLAGLVAWARKPDYQLLYGRLGEKDASAVISTLQEMGVPHRIAAGGSAVYVPSTDVHRMRMELAGKGLPGGEGVGFEIFDKGQFGLSDFVQRTNYTRALQGELSRTISQFEGVARARVMIVQPENRLLLTDQGIKPTASVFVELSAPRLGAEAVDSIRNLVANAVQGLVPDQVAVVDQKGRVLSAELKDDPALSNASSQIKYRQEVESYFAGKVQSMLESVVGAGNVVVRVSADIDTDQATLVEERFDPDSQVVRTQTNTEDVTNSQEARVGGVVGASANTGAPPDAEADRPVVSNDQTRKSRTTSYEINRTLTNTTRNPGRVRGLTAAVFLAQRTGGGAAARNTEELAGLRAIVVRALGLRPEAGRSVDDMVALQEVPFNAPVPSDLAGEAEGEAGLQRWFDIGSRYVPVGLALLVLLIFVWLLRRQRVEPVMLEALPGPAAAEAAAAPAPAEKITPEMLNELIKQKPAQVGAVLREWMASKKN, from the coding sequence ATGAAATCATTTGCACAGTCATTGCTCGCCTTGTGGCGGCAGCTAGGAATCAACCAGCGGGTGTCGCTGATTCTGGCGGCCCTGGTGGTCGTCGCCGTGCTCGCCGGGCTGGTGGCCTGGGCGCGCAAGCCCGATTACCAGTTGCTCTACGGCAGGCTGGGGGAGAAGGACGCCTCGGCGGTGATCAGCACGCTGCAGGAAATGGGCGTGCCGCACCGGATCGCGGCGGGCGGCTCGGCGGTGTATGTGCCTTCGACCGACGTGCACCGCATGCGCATGGAGCTGGCGGGCAAGGGGCTCCCGGGCGGCGAGGGCGTGGGCTTCGAGATTTTCGACAAGGGGCAGTTCGGCCTGAGCGACTTCGTGCAGCGCACCAACTACACGCGCGCGCTGCAGGGCGAGCTTTCGCGCACCATCTCCCAGTTCGAGGGCGTGGCGCGCGCGCGGGTGATGATCGTGCAGCCGGAAAACCGCCTGCTGCTGACCGACCAGGGCATCAAGCCCACGGCGTCGGTCTTCGTGGAGCTGTCCGCCCCGCGGCTGGGCGCGGAGGCGGTGGACTCGATCCGCAACCTCGTGGCCAACGCGGTGCAGGGCCTCGTGCCCGACCAAGTCGCGGTGGTGGACCAGAAAGGCCGCGTGCTGTCGGCGGAATTGAAGGACGACCCGGCGCTTTCCAATGCGTCCAGCCAGATCAAATACCGGCAGGAGGTGGAGAGCTATTTCGCGGGCAAGGTCCAGTCCATGCTCGAATCGGTGGTGGGCGCGGGCAACGTCGTGGTGCGCGTGTCGGCGGACATCGACACGGACCAGGCCACGCTCGTCGAGGAGCGCTTCGACCCGGACAGCCAGGTGGTGCGCACGCAGACCAACACCGAGGATGTCACCAATTCGCAGGAGGCGCGCGTCGGCGGCGTGGTCGGCGCGAGCGCGAACACGGGCGCCCCGCCGGATGCCGAGGCGGACCGCCCGGTGGTGTCCAACGACCAGACGCGCAAGAGCCGCACCACGTCCTACGAGATCAACCGCACGCTCACCAACACCACGCGCAACCCCGGGCGGGTGCGCGGCCTCACCGCCGCGGTGTTTCTGGCGCAGCGCACCGGGGGCGGCGCCGCGGCGAGAAACACGGAGGAGCTGGCCGGGTTGCGAGCCATCGTGGTCCGCGCGCTCGGCCTCAGGCCGGAGGCGGGGCGGAGCGTGGATGACATGGTGGCGTTGCAGGAAGTGCCCTTCAATGCGCCGGTGCCTTCCGATCTCGCGGGCGAGGCGGAGGGCGAGGCCGGGCTCCAGCGCTGGTTTGATATCGGCAGCCGTTACGTCCCGGTCGGGCTGGCGCTGCTGGTGCTGTTGATTTTTGTCTGGCTGTTGCGGCGGCAGCGGGTCGAGCCGGTGATGCTGGAGGCGCTGCCCGGCCCGGCGGCGGCCGAGGCGGCGGCGGCGCCCGCGCCGGCCGAGAAAATCACCCCGGAAATGCTCAACGAATTGATCAAGCAGAAGCCCGCGCAGGTCGGCGCGGTCCTGCGGGAATGGATGGCGTCGAAGAAAAACTAG
- the fliG gene encoding flagellar motor switch protein FliG encodes MAEIDYKNLSRQQKLAVFLIVIGPEAAAEMFRQFEDGEIEVLCREMGQFNVISDDVRALAVEEFLPLIGEGLASILGGMPYAKSTLELARGESKASAILNRVGVTPAMSSMDVVADIAEMEGRQIFNLIKQEQPQTIAFILSYLDPVKSGEVFALLGPELREEVLERLGTIDSTSLDLVVKIVRNLGRHFDRKNAPAFHHSGGPRAVADLLNAIDKDASKALLARLEERNSELGAAIRHKMFGFEDLKRLTPADLQRVMREVDANSLAIAMKSASESLRTRIYESISKRAAEALREEIAMLGPVRLRDVETAQDEIIQTVRHLEEEGSITLDGGASAMVD; translated from the coding sequence ATGGCTGAAATCGACTACAAAAACCTTTCGCGCCAGCAAAAGCTGGCGGTCTTCCTCATCGTCATCGGCCCGGAGGCGGCCGCGGAGATGTTCAGGCAGTTCGAGGACGGCGAGATCGAGGTGCTGTGCCGGGAAATGGGACAGTTCAATGTCATCTCGGACGACGTGCGCGCCTTGGCGGTGGAGGAATTCCTTCCGCTGATCGGCGAGGGGCTGGCCTCGATCCTGGGCGGCATGCCGTATGCCAAAAGCACGCTTGAGTTGGCGCGCGGGGAAAGCAAGGCCTCGGCCATCCTGAACCGCGTGGGCGTGACCCCGGCCATGTCCTCGATGGACGTGGTGGCGGACATCGCGGAGATGGAAGGCCGGCAGATTTTCAACCTGATCAAGCAGGAGCAGCCCCAGACGATCGCGTTCATCCTGTCCTATCTCGACCCGGTGAAATCCGGCGAGGTCTTCGCCTTGCTCGGCCCGGAACTGCGCGAGGAGGTGCTCGAGCGCCTCGGCACCATCGACAGCACGTCGCTCGACCTCGTCGTGAAAATCGTCCGCAACCTCGGCCGCCACTTCGACCGCAAAAACGCGCCCGCCTTTCACCACAGCGGCGGCCCGCGCGCGGTCGCGGACCTGCTCAACGCGATCGACAAGGACGCCTCGAAGGCGCTGCTGGCGCGGCTGGAGGAGCGCAACAGCGAGCTGGGCGCGGCCATTCGTCACAAGATGTTCGGCTTCGAGGACCTGAAGCGCCTCACCCCGGCCGACCTGCAACGGGTGATGCGCGAGGTGGACGCGAACAGCCTGGCGATTGCCATGAAGTCGGCCAGCGAATCGCTGCGCACGCGCATCTACGAATCGATTTCCAAGCGCGCGGCGGAAGCGTTGCGCGAGGAAATCGCGATGCTCGGCCCCGTGCGGTTGCGCGACGTGGAAACCGCGCAGGACGAAATTATCCAGACCGTGCGCCACCTGGAGGAGGAGGGCTCGATCACCCTCGATGGCGGCGCCTCCGCAATGGTCGATTGA
- a CDS encoding chemotaxis protein CheD yields the protein MPGSPSLAALFPLRVVVGVGELAVANNPQVTLSTYALGSCVAVVIYDPIIRSGGLLHLMLPDSAIAPAKAARQPAMFANTGLPALFDALMGIKVDRFRSRIFLAGGASVLDGPDTFRIGERNSEAVQTMLARRGARVSGHDLGGVTNRTIHLELSTGLLAIKHPAQTFHVSLGL from the coding sequence ATGCCCGGATCACCCTCGCTTGCCGCTCTCTTTCCCCTCCGCGTCGTCGTCGGCGTCGGGGAACTGGCCGTCGCCAACAACCCGCAGGTCACGCTCAGCACCTACGCGCTCGGCTCCTGCGTCGCGGTCGTGATCTACGACCCGATCATCCGCAGCGGCGGGCTTCTTCACCTCATGCTGCCCGACTCGGCCATCGCCCCGGCCAAGGCCGCCCGGCAACCGGCCATGTTTGCCAACACCGGCCTGCCCGCGCTTTTCGATGCGCTGATGGGCATCAAGGTGGACCGCTTCCGTTCCAGGATATTTCTGGCCGGAGGCGCCAGCGTGCTCGACGGTCCCGATACCTTTCGCATCGGCGAACGCAACAGTGAGGCCGTGCAAACCATGCTTGCACGCCGGGGCGCCCGCGTGTCCGGCCACGATCTGGGCGGTGTCACCAACCGCACCATCCACCTCGAACTGTCCACCGGCCTGCTTGCGATCAAGCACCCCGCCCAAACCTTCCACGTCTCGCTCGGGCTTTGA
- a CDS encoding energy transducer TonB: protein MPKYPEDLRKEGISGIVTVSCVVDDKGDVQDASVVKTTHPAFSAPALEAVSKWKFKPAKENGAPVAKKVMLPLHFKVDE, encoded by the coding sequence ATGCCCAAATACCCCGAGGACCTGCGCAAGGAAGGCATTTCGGGTATTGTGACAGTGAGCTGCGTTGTCGACGACAAGGGCGACGTCCAGGACGCATCGGTGGTCAAGACGACTCACCCGGCCTTCTCAGCTCCCGCTCTGGAAGCGGTGTCAAAGTGGAAATTCAAACCCGCGAAAGAAAACGGCGCCCCGGTGGCCAAAAAAGTCATGCTGCCGCTTCACTTCAAGGTTGATGAATAA
- the flgB gene encoding flagellar basal body rod protein FlgB, translated as MAGRLLDMAVIRHEAIASNIANAETPGYRRVDVDPDFVRVLRTTQAKMAMPASELAASVVADQHARTVRPDGNSVEIENELLEMSRNTVEYDFLTDVVSSHIKHLRTAITGRNTS; from the coding sequence ATGGCAGGCAGGTTGTTGGACATGGCGGTGATCCGGCACGAGGCCATCGCCTCGAACATCGCCAACGCCGAGACGCCGGGATACCGCCGCGTGGACGTCGATCCGGATTTCGTGCGGGTGCTGCGCACCACGCAGGCCAAGATGGCGATGCCGGCGTCGGAGCTGGCCGCGTCCGTGGTGGCGGACCAGCATGCGCGCACGGTGCGCCCGGACGGCAACTCGGTGGAGATCGAGAACGAGCTGCTGGAGATGAGCCGCAACACGGTCGAATACGATTTTCTCACGGACGTGGTGAGCAGCCACATCAAACACCTGCGGACCGCGATCACCGGCCGCAACACCTCCTAG
- the fliE gene encoding flagellar hook-basal body complex protein FliE, whose protein sequence is MSLLGPISPISSQIPLAHVIGPEKVPGADLRRLAAGAPATGAGTDFGAVLEGLIREVDGKRQTAEAATRSVLLGEGATLHESILARQEASLAFSLMIEVRNKAVEGYQELMRMTV, encoded by the coding sequence ATGTCCCTGCTCGGCCCGATCTCACCCATTTCCTCCCAGATTCCGCTGGCGCATGTCATCGGCCCGGAAAAAGTCCCCGGCGCCGACCTGCGCCGGCTCGCGGCGGGCGCGCCGGCCACCGGCGCGGGGACGGATTTCGGCGCGGTGCTGGAGGGCCTGATTCGCGAGGTCGACGGGAAGCGGCAGACGGCGGAGGCGGCGACGCGCTCGGTGCTGCTCGGCGAGGGCGCGACGCTGCATGAGAGCATTCTGGCGCGGCAGGAAGCGTCGCTGGCCTTCAGCCTCATGATCGAGGTGCGCAACAAGGCGGTGGAAGGTTACCAGGAACTGATGCGCATGACCGTCTGA
- a CDS encoding protein-glutamate methylesterase/protein-glutamine glutaminase, producing the protein MTSRQIRVLVVDDSAVVRRLVSETLSQDPEIVVVGTAIDPYAAREKIVSLKPDVLTLDLEMPRMDGLTFLRILMTERPMPVVIMSSLTQSGSHQAIEALRLGAVDVLAKPGGPYSFGDIGPQLLAKVKAAAQARLKALLPPGSTPETPRAAPPVQNPIPPPAPVRKPVPLAPASVSDRRLIVLGASTGGTEALRHVLTRLPAELPPVAIVQHIPATFSRAFADRLNTLCRLTVREATDGEPLVPGLALVAPGNYHMLVHWSGGCYRVKVTDGPRIWHQRPAVDLLFKSAAEAAGSRVVAGVLTGMGKDGAEGLLRLRQAGAVTFAQDEASCVVYGMPRAAWELGAAQRQASLDEMPELILRSLAAIA; encoded by the coding sequence ATGACATCGCGACAAATCCGAGTGCTGGTCGTGGACGATTCCGCCGTGGTGCGGCGTCTCGTCAGCGAAACCCTTTCGCAGGATCCTGAAATCGTCGTGGTGGGAACCGCGATCGACCCTTATGCTGCCCGCGAGAAAATCGTCAGCCTGAAGCCCGACGTGCTCACGCTCGACCTGGAGATGCCGCGCATGGACGGGCTCACCTTTCTCCGCATCCTCATGACCGAGCGCCCGATGCCGGTCGTCATCATGAGCTCGCTCACCCAAAGCGGCTCGCACCAGGCCATCGAGGCCCTGCGCCTGGGCGCGGTGGATGTGCTCGCCAAGCCCGGCGGTCCCTATTCGTTTGGCGACATCGGTCCGCAACTGCTCGCCAAGGTCAAAGCCGCCGCGCAGGCCCGCTTAAAGGCGCTGCTCCCCCCGGGCAGCACGCCCGAGACGCCACGCGCGGCGCCGCCAGTACAAAACCCGATCCCGCCGCCCGCGCCAGTCCGCAAACCCGTCCCTCTCGCGCCCGCCTCCGTCTCCGACCGCCGCCTCATCGTGCTCGGCGCATCCACCGGCGGCACCGAGGCGCTGCGCCATGTCCTCACCCGCCTGCCCGCGGAGCTGCCGCCGGTCGCCATCGTGCAACACATCCCCGCGACATTTTCCCGCGCGTTTGCCGACCGGCTCAACACGCTCTGCCGCCTGACCGTGCGCGAGGCGACGGACGGCGAGCCGCTCGTCCCCGGCCTCGCGCTGGTCGCGCCGGGAAACTACCACATGCTGGTGCATTGGAGCGGAGGGTGCTATCGCGTCAAGGTCACCGACGGGCCGCGCATCTGGCACCAGCGCCCGGCGGTGGATCTGTTGTTCAAATCCGCGGCCGAGGCAGCCGGCAGCCGCGTCGTCGCCGGCGTGCTCACCGGCATGGGCAAGGACGGTGCCGAGGGGCTGCTGCGTCTCCGCCAGGCCGGGGCGGTCACCTTCGCGCAAGACGAGGCGAGCTGCGTCGTGTATGGCATGCCCCGGGCCGCCTGGGAACTGGGCGCGGCCCAGCGGCAGGCCTCGCTGGACGAGATGCCCGAGCTGATCCTGCGTTCGCTCGCCGCCATCGCCTGA
- a CDS encoding tetratricopeptide repeat protein has protein sequence MDLKSTPIAIRLAAALNSVQRFKEAESMLRQITQGTPGRADGWNALAHTLVMQGKLDEAVPFHERAVETDPKFPDGWYHYGLTLALLGQLSKALGCHERALAVDPSFVKARFGRAQCLHKLYRIEEALQDYDAFIKAQPSNLDARSYRLYALQNMDGIDPGMLFQEHVAYGKLLESSPAPAAPAPPVIKDRPLRLAILSPDLREHSCVYFIEPLLRHLDPARFELFLYHDHFCEDSFTARLKSLARVWRNFIGLPSQLIVQTIRTDRPDILIDLSGHIGMSIRLPLFARRLAPVQVTYLGYPDTTGLTTMDYRLTDAIADPPGDADRRHTEKLVRFSSTAWAYQPPATAPEPVPPPAASGRPITFGCFNNPVKFTDRMFAVWAELLAAIPDSRLLIKGRDLQDKDVRRRMLARMEKAGLPSTRIDMLDRTASTRSHLDLYAGIDIALDTFPYHGTTTTCEALWMGRPVVTLAGDRHAARVGCSLLAAIGHSEWIAETPADYVRIAARLASDHETLRQISTGLRDDMRRSALMDHPGQSARFADALAQCWEARLHAGEIEKYSSVS, from the coding sequence TTGGACCTGAAGTCCACGCCGATTGCCATCCGGCTGGCCGCGGCCCTGAATTCCGTCCAGCGGTTCAAGGAAGCGGAATCCATGCTACGGCAAATCACCCAAGGCACGCCCGGCCGCGCCGATGGCTGGAATGCCCTGGCCCACACGCTCGTCATGCAGGGAAAATTGGACGAGGCCGTGCCCTTCCATGAGCGCGCGGTGGAAACGGACCCGAAGTTTCCCGACGGCTGGTATCATTACGGCCTTACGCTCGCACTGCTCGGGCAGCTCTCCAAGGCACTGGGATGCCACGAACGGGCGCTTGCCGTCGATCCGTCCTTTGTGAAGGCGCGGTTTGGCCGCGCCCAATGCCTGCACAAGCTTTATCGCATCGAGGAGGCCCTGCAGGACTATGATGCCTTTATCAAGGCGCAGCCGTCCAACCTCGACGCCCGCAGCTACCGGCTCTACGCCTTGCAAAATATGGACGGCATCGACCCCGGGATGCTTTTCCAGGAACACGTCGCCTACGGGAAACTGCTCGAATCCTCGCCGGCGCCGGCTGCTCCCGCGCCTCCCGTAATCAAGGACCGCCCGCTCCGTCTCGCCATCCTTTCCCCCGACCTGCGGGAGCATTCCTGCGTGTATTTTATCGAGCCGTTGCTGAGGCATCTTGATCCGGCGCGCTTCGAGCTGTTTTTATATCACGATCACTTTTGTGAGGACTCCTTCACCGCACGGCTGAAATCCCTGGCCCGCGTCTGGCGCAACTTCATCGGCCTGCCATCCCAGCTGATCGTCCAGACGATCCGGACCGACCGTCCCGATATCCTGATCGACCTCAGCGGGCATATCGGGATGAGCATCCGGCTGCCCTTGTTTGCACGCCGCCTCGCGCCAGTCCAAGTCACCTATCTCGGTTATCCCGACACCACGGGGCTGACCACGATGGATTACCGCCTCACCGACGCGATCGCCGATCCGCCGGGCGATGCCGACCGGCGTCACACCGAAAAACTCGTCCGCTTCTCCTCGACCGCCTGGGCCTATCAGCCTCCCGCCACCGCTCCCGAGCCTGTCCCGCCGCCTGCCGCCTCCGGTCGTCCGATCACCTTCGGCTGCTTCAATAATCCGGTGAAATTCACCGACCGCATGTTCGCGGTCTGGGCCGAATTGCTCGCCGCCATCCCGGACTCTCGCCTGCTGATCAAGGGGCGCGACCTGCAAGATAAGGATGTCCGCCGGCGCATGCTGGCGCGCATGGAGAAGGCGGGGCTTCCGTCCACGCGCATCGATATGCTCGATCGGACCGCCAGCACCCGCTCCCACCTCGACCTTTATGCCGGCATAGACATCGCGCTCGACACGTTCCCCTATCATGGCACCACGACGACCTGCGAGGCGTTGTGGATGGGCCGCCCGGTGGTGACGCTCGCGGGCGACCGTCACGCCGCGCGCGTCGGCTGCTCATTGCTCGCCGCCATCGGACATTCCGAATGGATCGCGGAAACGCCGGCGGATTATGTCAGGATCGCCGCTCGCCTTGCGTCCGACCACGAAACCCTGCGCCAAATCTCAACCGGCCTGCGCGACGACATGCGCCGCTCCGCCCTGATGGATCACCCCGGCCAGTCCGCCCGCTTCGCGGATGCCCTCGCCCAATGCTGGGAAGCCAGGCTCCACGCTGGTGAGATCGAGAAATATTCCAGTGTTTCATAG
- a CDS encoding protein-glutamate O-methyltransferase — MISASDYHFIRELVYRHSRIALGPDKKELVSARLGKRMRARQLPSIGTYCQFLKTAEGAEEIGNLIDAISTNHTFFFREEAHFKALREQILPELEERRVQMRWPALRVWSAACSSGEEPYSIAITLDQHFGAAPSWPWSIQATDISHRVLEQARQGIYPAQAVARMPVNTAKLYFSSGYGPQEGNHRVRPALASRVRFSRLNLLDGPLPFNEPFQVIFCRNVMIYFDRATQEELIARLSRMLVPGGWLLVGHSESLSTIRHTLKMVRPAIYRTPNPFSR, encoded by the coding sequence GTGATTTCAGCGTCTGATTACCACTTCATCCGTGAACTCGTTTATCGCCACAGCCGCATCGCTCTCGGGCCCGACAAAAAGGAGCTTGTTTCCGCGCGGCTGGGAAAACGCATGCGCGCCAGGCAGCTTCCCTCCATCGGCACCTATTGCCAGTTCCTGAAGACCGCGGAGGGCGCCGAGGAAATTGGCAACCTGATCGACGCCATCTCCACCAACCACACTTTCTTTTTTCGCGAGGAAGCCCATTTCAAGGCGCTGCGGGAGCAGATTCTCCCCGAGCTCGAGGAACGGCGCGTGCAAATGCGGTGGCCGGCGCTGCGCGTGTGGAGCGCCGCCTGCTCCAGCGGCGAGGAGCCCTACTCGATCGCCATCACGCTGGACCAGCACTTCGGCGCCGCGCCGTCGTGGCCGTGGTCCATCCAGGCGACCGACATCTCCCACCGGGTGCTGGAGCAGGCCCGGCAGGGCATCTACCCGGCGCAGGCCGTGGCCCGCATGCCGGTGAACACCGCCAAGTTGTATTTCTCTTCCGGATACGGCCCGCAGGAGGGCAACCACCGCGTGCGTCCCGCGCTCGCTTCGCGTGTGCGTTTCAGCCGGCTCAACCTCCTCGACGGCCCGCTCCCGTTCAACGAGCCCTTCCAGGTCATTTTCTGCCGCAACGTGATGATCTACTTCGACCGCGCCACCCAGGAGGAATTGATCGCGCGGCTGTCACGGATGCTTGTGCCCGGCGGCTGGCTTCTGGTAGGACATTCCGAAAGCCTTTCCACCATCCGTCACACTCTCAAGATGGTCCGTCCCGCCATTTATCGCACCCCGAATCCTTTCTCCCGATGA
- the flgC gene encoding flagellar basal body rod protein FlgC, with protein MDLIPGIEATASALGAQRTRLDIIAQNIANAHTTRGPDGQPYQRQTVSFESELLQQAGFTGPLHTVRVGAVAADKSPGERVYDPQHPDADAGGMVTMPNVNLAYEMVDLITASRAYEANLSVAKNSRQMALKALEIGR; from the coding sequence ATGGACCTCATCCCCGGAATCGAAGCCACTGCGAGCGCGCTGGGCGCGCAGCGCACCCGGCTGGACATCATCGCGCAAAACATCGCCAACGCTCACACCACGCGCGGGCCCGACGGCCAGCCCTACCAGCGGCAGACGGTGTCGTTTGAGTCGGAGCTGCTCCAGCAGGCCGGCTTCACGGGCCCGTTGCACACGGTGCGGGTTGGCGCGGTCGCGGCGGACAAGTCGCCGGGCGAGCGCGTCTACGACCCGCAGCACCCGGATGCCGATGCCGGCGGCATGGTGACGATGCCGAACGTCAACCTCGCCTACGAAATGGTGGACCTGATCACGGCATCCCGCGCCTATGAGGCGAATCTCTCCGTGGCCAAGAACTCCCGCCAGATGGCCTTGAAGGCGCTGGAGATCGGGCGCTAG